The genome window TCTACATCCGCGAGCGGCTGGTGGTGGCGGGTCACCCGCGCGGCGACGTGTTCGCGGGCCCCGCCGAGAAGGCCGTGCACCGCTATGCGCGCGGCATCCCGCGCGTGATCAACGTTCTCTGCGACAACGCGCTGATCGCGGCCTACGCCCGCGAGTCAGGGCACGTGAGCGCGCAGATGGTCGAGTCGTCCGCTTCCGATCTGGGGCTCTCGCTGAGCCCGCACGAGCCGCACTTCGTTCGCGAGGGCGGCAGCTCCGAGCCCAGGGCTCGGACCGGTTGGCTGCGACGCCTCTGGCGAAGAGGCGGCGCCGGCGCGCGACCGGAGCTGTAGCTCAGGAGGTTCTGGGGCATGGGAAAGATCCACGACGCTCTGCAGCGCGCCGAGTCGCTGCGCCCGCGCAGCGACGAGACGCTCGCGTCGCTGTCGGCGCCCGAGCTGACGCAGGTCCCTGCAGAGCGCGTCGGCTGGCGCGCGCGCTTCCGCCGCTCGGCGAAGCCCCGCGCGCCCGCGAAGGTCGACGCCGGCCCGTCTCCCGAGGTGCTGGTCGGCGGCACGGGAGCGCCGTTCTCCGAGGAATACCGCACGCTGCGCGCGCGCATCCAGTCACTGCGCCGCACGCGCGAGGTGCGCAGCATCGTGCTGTCGTCGGCCCGGCCCAGCGAGGGCAAGACCACGACGGCCGTGAACCTGGCGCTCTCGTTCGGCGCCGAGCGCGAGAACTCGGTGTGTCTGGTCGACGCCGACCTGCGCACGCCGCGCATCCACAAGGCCTTCCGCGCCGGCATCGTGGGCCTGGCCGAGGTGCTCGAGGGCGATGCGAAGCTCGAAGAGGCGCTGGTGCCGGTGCCGGACACGCGGCTCATGGTGCTGCCGGTGAAGGCGCTGCCCACCGCCCCGTCGGAGCTCTTGAGCTCGCGTGCGATGGTTCAGCTGGTGGCCGAGCTGCATACGCGCTTTGGCACCGTGATCTTCGACGCGCCGCCGGTGCTGGGCCTGCCCGACACGGTCACGCTGGTCGACCTGTGTGACTCCGCGCTGTTCGTGGTCGGCGCCGGCCGGGCGCCGCGCGAAGAGGTCGAGTCGGCGCTCGAGAGACTCGACGCCAGCAAGGTGATCGGCGTGGTGCTGAACCGCTGCGCCAGACACGAGCTCGGCTACATCGGCAACTACGGCTACGGGAAGTCCTGAAGGACCGGCGAGCCCAAAGGCGGACATGGCGGTCTTCGCGGCAATCCTGATCGTCCCGTGGCTGCTGGCGATCGCGCTGACGCCTGCGACGATCGCGTTCGCGCACCGCTTCGACCTGCTCGACCGGCCCACCGCGCGCAAGGCGCACAAGCAGCCGGTGGCCATGCTGGGCGGGGTCGCCCTGTATCTGTCCATGGTGCTCGGCGTCGGGGTGCTGCTCTGGATCGGGCACCCGCTGCGCGAGCTCGCGTTCGGGCCCGGGTCACTCGGCGCGCTCGCGCTGGGCTGCGGGCTGATGGTGGCGCTCGGCCTGTGGGACGACCTGTACGACATCACCGCGTTCCAGAAGGCGGCGGGGCAGATCGCGATCGCCGCGCTGACTTACTGGATGGGCTTCAAGGCCGGTGCGGTGGAGCTGCCGTTCGGCTTCGATCTGTCGGACGCGGGGCCGATCTCGTTCGTGGTCACCGTGGCCTGGATCGTGATCGTCGCCAACGCCTTCAACCTGATCGACGGCATGGACGGACTGGCGTCGGGCGTGGCGCTGGTCACCTCGCTCACCATCTTCCTGCTCGCGAACCAGTACGCCGCGACCGTGCCGGTGATCGGGACGCTCGCGCTGGCCGGCGCGCTCGCGGGCTTCCTGCGCTTCAACCTGCCGCCGGCGCGCATCTTCCTGGGTGACGCCGGGGCGCTCTCGATCGGCTATCTCACGGCCGTGCTCGCGCTCGCGTCGTACCAGAAGGCGCCCGCCGCCGTGGCGTTGATCGTACCGCTGCTCGTGCTCGGGCTGCCACTGCTCGACACCATCCTCTCGATCGTGCGCCGGGGTCTCTCGCACCTGTCCGTGCACGGCACGCGCGGCCTGGGCGTGCGCGAGCTGCTCTCCGCGGTGACTCGCGCGGACCGCGGTCACCTGCACCACCTGCTGCTGCGCAACGGCCTGTCGGTGACTCAGTCGCTGCTCGTGCTGTACGCGATCTGCACCGCGCTGGCCGCGGTCGGCTTCGAGACGCGCGCGCTCGCGAGCGACCTGCGCTTCGGCATCTTCGGAGCGCTCGTGGCGGCGGGCTACGCGGCGCTGCGCGTGCTGGAGCGCCGCGCCTCGCGCCTCGAGGCCGACGCGGCCCGGGCGGCCGAGGCCGGCGCGCCGGCCAAGCTGCCCCACGCCGAGCAGCGGGTGGCCGGGTGACCATGGCCGACGCCCTGGGCTACGCGTATCTGCCGTTCGCCGCGCTGGCGCTCGCGCTCATGTTCTGGCGCCCGGTGGTGGCGCTCGTGTTCGTGGCGGCGTTCTTCCCGCTCGACGCGGTGTCGCCGCGCCTCGGCGTTCCGGGCGTGAACACCGAGACGATCCTCCTGCTCAGCGCGCTGGCAGTCACCATCCTGCGCTTCGGCGCGCGGCTCCCGCCGCTGCGTTACTCGGCGCCGGTGATCGCGTTCA of Myxococcota bacterium contains these proteins:
- a CDS encoding CpsD/CapB family tyrosine-protein kinase → MGKIHDALQRAESLRPRSDETLASLSAPELTQVPAERVGWRARFRRSAKPRAPAKVDAGPSPEVLVGGTGAPFSEEYRTLRARIQSLRRTREVRSIVLSSARPSEGKTTTAVNLALSFGAERENSVCLVDADLRTPRIHKAFRAGIVGLAEVLEGDAKLEEALVPVPDTRLMVLPVKALPTAPSELLSSRAMVQLVAELHTRFGTVIFDAPPVLGLPDTVTLVDLCDSALFVVGAGRAPREEVESALERLDASKVIGVVLNRCARHELGYIGNYGYGKS
- a CDS encoding MraY family glycosyltransferase encodes the protein MAVFAAILIVPWLLAIALTPATIAFAHRFDLLDRPTARKAHKQPVAMLGGVALYLSMVLGVGVLLWIGHPLRELAFGPGSLGALALGCGLMVALGLWDDLYDITAFQKAAGQIAIAALTYWMGFKAGAVELPFGFDLSDAGPISFVVTVAWIVIVANAFNLIDGMDGLASGVALVTSLTIFLLANQYAATVPVIGTLALAGALAGFLRFNLPPARIFLGDAGALSIGYLTAVLALASYQKAPAAVALIVPLLVLGLPLLDTILSIVRRGLSHLSVHGTRGLGVRELLSAVTRADRGHLHHLLLRNGLSVTQSLLVLYAICTALAAVGFETRALASDLRFGIFGALVAAGYAALRVLERRASRLEADAARAAEAGAPAKLPHAEQRVAG